In Betta splendens chromosome 22, fBetSpl5.4, whole genome shotgun sequence, the following proteins share a genomic window:
- the LOC114848743 gene encoding neutral cholesterol ester hydrolase 1-like — translation MRLLPAVVAVFLAVGVAYYVYVPMPDGIKEPWKLMLADAGFRTIMQVTSLKNRLGLDYYINPLLPYAEGFVGMVSRLLSSESGGGAVPGVKVSDVTFAGIPVRVYEPPAGGEGHLRRGVMYFHGGGWAFGSAKMYDRITRMISDELNAVVVSVDYRLYPEVLFPVPYLECLAAAKHFLTREVLAKYAIDPERVAVSGDSAGGNLAAAVAQEISTDDDASVKFSVQALIYPVLQALDFNTPSYLQNKDVPVLYRPLMVQFWLQYLGIDLSLMPQFLANNHSSLEQSLITPELRSRVDWTSLLPPKHRKNYEPLVVGKGLRGLVKERPGLLDVRAAPLLAGPEVLAKCPRAYVITCEYDVLKDDGLMYARRLQDAGVAVTNDHYEDGFHGCFGLIKWPNDFDVGRRAVRGYFNWLHNNL, via the exons ATGAGGCTGCTGCCAGCGGTGGTCGCGGTGTTTCTGGCGGTGGGGGTCGCCTACTACGTGTACGTCCCGATGCCTGATGGCATCAAGGAGCCGTGGAAGTTGATGTTGGCGGACGCAGGATTTAGGACAATCATGCAAGTG ACCTCTTTGAAGAACCGTCTGGGCCTGGACTACTACATCAACCCTCTCCTACCGTACGCCGAGGGCTTTGTGGGCATGGTGTCCAGGCTGCTCAGTTCTGAGTCGGGCGGAGGCGCCGTGCCAGGAGTCAAAGTCAGCGACGTCACTTTTGCCGGCATCCCCGTCCGCGTTTACGAGCCCCCGGCTGGAGGGGAGGGCCATCTGAGGAGAGGGGTGATGTACTTCCACGGAGGGGGCTGGGCCTTTGGCAGCGCTA AGATGTATGATCGGATCACCCGCATGATTTCTGATGAGCTCAATGCTGTGGTTGTCTCCGTTGA TTACCGTCTGTATCCAGAGGTGCTTTTCCCGGTGCCGTATCTAGAATGCCTCGCCGCTGCCAAACACTTCTTGACCCGAGAGGTTCTGGCCAAGTACGCCATCGACCCGGAGCGCGTGGCCGTGTCGGGAGACAGTGCCGGCGGAAACCTGgcggctgctgtggctcaggaG ATTTCCACAGACGACGACGCGAGTGTGAAGTTCAGCGTCCAGGCTTTGATCTACCCGGTGCTCCAGGCTCTGGACTTCAACACGCCTTCGTACTTACAGAACAAGGACGTACCGGTCCTCTACCGGCCTCTCATGGTTCAGTTTTGGCTCCAGTACCTCGGCATTGACCTCTCTCTGATGCCCCAGTTTCTGGCCAACAACCACAGCTCTTTGGAGCAGTCGCTCATCACCCCAGAGCTGAGGTCCAGAGTGGACtggacctccctcctccccccaaagCACAGGAAGAACTATGAGCCTCTGGTTGTGGGAAAGGGTTTGCGGGGGCTGGTGAAGGAGAGGCCGGGTCTGCTGGACGTgcgggcggcgccgctgctggcGGGACCGGAGGTTCTGGCGAAGTGCCCTCGTGCGTACGTCATCACGTGCGAGTACGACGTGTTGAAGGACGATGGGCTGATGTACGCGCGGCGCCTGCAGGACGCGGGGGTCGCGGTCACCAACGACCACTATGAGGACGGCTTTCACGGGTGTTTCGGCCTCATCAAGTGGCCCAATGACTTTGATGTAGGGAGGAGGGCGGTCCGAGGCTACTTCAACTGGCTGCACAACAACCTGTAA
- the LOC114848742 gene encoding neutral cholesterol ester hydrolase 1-like isoform X2 gives MGMHDVITRMISDELNAVVVSVDYRLYPEVLFPVPYLECLAAAKHFLTREVLAKYAIDPERVAVSGDSAGGNLAAAVAQEISTDDDASVKFSVQALIYPVLQALDFNTPSYLQNKDVPVLYRPLMVRLWLQYLGIDLSLMPQFLANNHSSLEQSLITPELRSRVDWTSLLPPKHRKNYEPLVVEKGLRGLVKERPGLLDVRAAPLLAGPEVLAKCPRAYVITCEYDVLKDDGLMYTRRLQDAGVAVTNDHYEDGFHGCLGFITWPMDFDVGRRAVRGYLNWLHNNL, from the exons ATGGGGATGCACGATGTGATCACCCGCATGATTTCTGATGAGCTCAATGCTGTGGTTGTCTCCGTTGA TTACCGTCTGTATCCAGAGGTGCTTTTCCCAGTGCCGTATCTAGAATGCCTCGCCGCTGCCAAACACTTTTTGACCCGAGAGGTTCTGGCCAAGTACGCCATCGACCCGGAGCGCGTGGCCGTGTCGGGAGACAGTGCCGGCGGAAACCTGgcggctgctgtggctcaggaG ATTTCCACAGACGACGACGCAAGTGTGAAGTTCAGCGTCCAGGCTTTGATCTACCCGGTGCTCCAGGCTCTGGACTTCAACACGCCTTCGTACTTACAGAACAAGGACGTACCGGTCCTCTACCGGCCTCTCATGGTTCGGCTTTGGCTCCAGTACCTCGGCATTGACCTCTCTCTGATGCCCCAGTTTCTGGCCAACAACCACAGCTCTTTGGAGCAGTCGCTCATCACCCCAGAGCTGAGGTCCAGAGTGGACtggacctccctcctccccccaaagCACAGGAAGAACTATGAGCCTCTGGTTGTGGAAAAGGGTTTGCGGGGGCTGGTGAAGGAGAGGCCGGGTCTGCTGGACGTgcgggcggcgccgctgctggcGGGACCGGAGGTTCTGGCGAAGTGCCCTCGTGCGTACGTCATCACGTGCGAGTATGACGTGTTGAAGGACGATGGGCTGATGTACACGCGGCGCCTGCAGGACGCGGGGGTCGCGGTCACCAACGACCACTATGAGGACGGCTTTCACGGGTGTTTGGGCTTTATCACGTGGCCCATGGACTTTGATGTGGGGAGGAGGGCGGTCCGAGGCTACCTCAACTGGCTGCACAACAACTTGTAA